One Chryseobacterium wanjuense genomic region harbors:
- a CDS encoding nucleotidyl transferase AbiEii/AbiGii toxin family protein codes for MLFKETVSKEMWELIQTLMKDEMLKNFLLVGGTALSLKIGHRISVDVDLFTTKSFDAGNMVEYLKKNYNAEHSRHNNNSIFTFIDDIKVDLITHDYPIIKPIETTDNIRMISNIDIGAMKLHAMMQSGQRLKDFVDMHFLLEQNPLKEYLNAYEQKYGGNSKLAGYALLHHEDINRAVSIQLMKGKENSWKTIKDRLQKAVVSPDLKFGEIKSNSIQQSIKKGKGFRR; via the coding sequence ATGTTATTTAAGGAAACGGTGAGTAAGGAAATGTGGGAACTTATTCAAACATTAATGAAAGATGAAATGCTGAAGAATTTCTTATTAGTCGGCGGAACGGCACTTAGTTTAAAAATCGGTCATCGAATTTCCGTTGATGTCGATTTGTTTACAACTAAAAGTTTTGATGCAGGAAATATGGTTGAGTATTTAAAAAAGAATTACAATGCAGAGCACAGCAGGCATAATAATAACTCGATATTTACATTTATTGATGATATCAAAGTAGATCTCATCACTCATGATTACCCGATCATAAAACCTATTGAAACTACAGACAATATCCGTATGATCTCCAATATTGATATTGGTGCCATGAAACTTCATGCGATGATGCAAAGTGGACAGAGATTAAAGGATTTCGTAGACATGCATTTTCTTCTGGAGCAGAATCCGTTAAAAGAGTATCTAAATGCTTATGAACAAAAGTATGGTGGAAATTCTAAATTGGCAGGGTATGCACTGCTCCACCATGAAGATATTAATAGGGCAGTAAGTATTCAACTAATGAAAGGCAAGGAAAACAGCTGGAAAACCATCAAGGATCGGTTACAAAAAGCAGTGGTTAGTCCTGATCTAAAATTCGGAGAAATAAAGAGCAACAGTATACAGCAATCTATTAAGAAAGGAAAAGGATTTCGAAGATAA
- a CDS encoding DUF6922 domain-containing protein codes for MKKVNKNKRVPNIHKRYFWDINVLKQDWDKGYLFVIGRIIERGGQQEVDELIRFYGRDKVIKALRDEITFLPNYGIDNAIGFFPELKKEEILCYLNRKDKPYHWL; via the coding sequence ATGAAAAAAGTCAATAAAAACAAACGGGTTCCTAATATTCATAAAAGATATTTCTGGGATATTAATGTATTGAAACAGGATTGGGATAAAGGTTATTTATTTGTTATTGGCCGCATTATTGAACGTGGTGGACAGCAGGAGGTCGATGAGCTGATCCGGTTTTATGGACGGGATAAGGTGATCAAAGCGCTGCGCGATGAAATCACCTTCCTTCCCAACTACGGAATTGACAATGCCATTGGCTTTTTTCCTGAACTAAAAAAGGAAGAAATACTCTGTTATCTCAACAGAAAAGATAAGCCTTATCATTGGTTATAA
- the mobC gene encoding conjugal transfer protein MobC: MQGEDDLRGLAKILAFMRAVSILLLLMHLYWYCYSFFLEKKWTLEIIGKILTGFDRTAGLFSHPLYTKVFAFVLLALSCFGTKGVKNEKITWTKINTVLMIGFVLFFLNTPLLKLHSDTAAFFYILTLGSGYIALMVSGTWMSRLLKNNLMDDVFNNENESFMQETRCINNEYSVNLPTRFYYKGKWNKGWISVVNVFRATIVLGTPGSGKSYAIVNNYIKQHIEKGFAIYIYDFKFDDLSTIAYNHLLKHTDKYKVKPKFYVINFDDPRFSHRCNPINPDFMTDISDAYESAYTIMLNLNKSWILKQGDFFVESPIILLAAIIWFLKIYDNGKYCTFPHAIELLNKKYADVFTILTSYPELENYLSPFLDAWEGGAQDQLQGQIASAKIPLSRMISPQLYYVMSGDDFSLDINNPEEPKVLCVGNNPDRQNIYSAALGLYNSRIVKLINKKGRLKSSVIIDELPTIYFRGLDNLIATARSNKVAVCLGFQDFSQLTRDYGDKESKVIQNTVGNIFSGQVVGDTAKSLSERFGKVLQKRQSMTINRNDKSTSISTQLDSLIPASKISTLTQGMFVGAVADNFDERIEQKIFHAEIVVDNDKVAAETKAYKKIPQIRSFLNENEEDILKQEIEANYRQIKLDITQIIEKEKERIKNDPNLQHLVQQR, from the coding sequence ATGCAAGGAGAAGACGATCTAAGAGGACTGGCCAAGATACTGGCGTTTATGCGTGCGGTAAGCATTCTGCTGTTACTGATGCATCTCTATTGGTATTGTTATAGTTTCTTTCTGGAAAAGAAATGGACACTCGAAATTATCGGGAAAATACTCACGGGATTTGACAGAACTGCGGGACTGTTTTCTCATCCGCTCTATACCAAAGTATTTGCTTTTGTACTACTCGCTTTAAGCTGTTTCGGAACGAAAGGAGTAAAAAATGAAAAGATAACCTGGACGAAAATTAATACCGTTCTTATGATCGGTTTTGTCCTGTTCTTTCTTAATACTCCGCTGTTGAAGCTTCACTCAGATACAGCAGCCTTTTTTTATATCCTGACATTGGGTTCAGGATACATTGCTCTGATGGTGTCAGGAACGTGGATGAGCAGGCTATTGAAGAATAACCTCATGGATGATGTTTTCAATAATGAGAACGAAAGCTTCATGCAGGAAACCAGATGCATCAACAATGAGTATTCCGTTAACCTGCCTACCCGGTTCTATTATAAAGGAAAATGGAACAAAGGATGGATTTCTGTAGTCAATGTTTTTAGAGCAACAATCGTCTTAGGGACACCCGGTTCCGGAAAATCCTATGCTATTGTTAATAATTATATCAAACAGCATATTGAGAAAGGTTTCGCAATATATATTTATGATTTCAAGTTCGACGACCTTTCTACCATCGCGTATAATCATTTACTGAAGCATACAGACAAATACAAAGTAAAGCCGAAATTTTATGTTATCAACTTTGATGATCCCCGCTTCAGCCATCGCTGTAATCCAATCAATCCTGATTTTATGACCGATATATCTGATGCCTATGAATCTGCCTACACTATCATGCTAAATCTCAATAAATCGTGGATTCTTAAGCAGGGGGATTTTTTCGTCGAGTCTCCAATTATACTCCTCGCCGCTATCATTTGGTTTCTGAAAATATATGATAACGGTAAGTATTGCACATTTCCCCATGCCATTGAGCTCCTGAATAAAAAATACGCAGATGTTTTCACCATTCTTACTTCATATCCAGAGCTCGAAAATTACCTGTCCCCATTCCTCGATGCATGGGAGGGAGGTGCGCAGGACCAGTTGCAGGGACAAATAGCGTCAGCTAAGATTCCATTATCCAGAATGATCTCACCACAACTCTACTATGTCATGTCAGGAGATGATTTTTCACTGGACATTAATAATCCCGAAGAACCAAAAGTGTTGTGTGTAGGCAATAACCCTGACCGTCAGAATATTTACAGTGCAGCATTGGGTTTGTACAACTCGCGTATTGTTAAACTCATTAATAAAAAGGGTCGGTTAAAAAGCTCAGTGATTATCGATGAATTACCTACTATTTATTTCAGGGGATTAGATAACTTGATCGCCACCGCACGAAGCAATAAAGTGGCCGTATGTCTGGGTTTTCAGGATTTTTCGCAGCTAACGCGTGATTATGGAGACAAGGAAAGTAAGGTCATACAAAATACGGTGGGAAATATATTCAGCGGACAAGTCGTTGGCGACACCGCTAAAAGTCTTTCGGAACGTTTCGGAAAAGTATTACAGAAACGCCAAAGCATGACCATTAACCGAAATGATAAATCTACCTCCATATCCACACAACTTGACAGCCTTATCCCTGCATCAAAAATATCGACCCTCACACAAGGAATGTTTGTAGGAGCTGTAGCAGATAACTTTGATGAGCGTATCGAGCAAAAGATATTCCATGCAGAAATAGTTGTAGACAATGATAAAGTAGCTGCTGAAACAAAAGCCTATAAAAAAATCCCTCAGATTCGTTCTTTTCTGAACGAAAACGAAGAGGATATCCTGAAACAGGAAATTGAAGCAAATTACAGGCAGATCAAACTGGATATTACCCAAATCATTGAAAAGGAAAAAGAGCGGATTAAAAATGATCCTAATCTGCAGCATTTAGTACAACAGAGATAA
- a CDS encoding type I restriction endonuclease subunit R, with translation MNKEYQIEDNLIELLKGLKYVYRPDIVDRKTLEQNFKTKFEALNRVRLTDNESLRLREEIINPDVFAASKLLRERQYFQRDDGTPLHYTLVNNREWCKNDFEIINQLRINTENSYQRYDVLLLINGIPVVQIELKKGDISHRKAMQQIVDYKNEPGNGYGNSLLCFMQLFIVSNGGRTLYFANNKNQHFAFNADEQFLPVYELADIDNKKINHLHDFTEKFLTKCTLAEMISKYMVLVESEQKLLVMRPYQIYAVKAIVSCINDNRGNGYIWHTTGSGKTLTSFKASTLLKNNPDIEKCLFVVDRKDLDRQTREEFNKFQEGSVEENTNTETLVKRLLSTDYANKVIVTTIQKLGLALDGTQKKNYKERLEPLRNKRIIFIFDECHRSQFGDNHKAIKEFFPNAQLFGFTGTPIFGENATYNIREGEYGSYKTTESIFEKQLHAYTITHAIDDKNVLRFHIDYFKGNQDAKPGEAIAQQAVVEAVLEKHDVATNQRKFNAVLATASINNAIEYYQLFKEVQKKKQTENPAYLPFNIACVFSPPAQLIAKDGDQQSQKNAADIKQLQEDLNQEKEDNKQNPEEKKKALTEIIADYNKQFNTSHSINEFDLYYQDVQTRIKNQKYSNKDYPHKNKIDITIVVDMLLTGFDSKYLNTLYVDKNLKYHGLIQAFSRTNRVLNDTKPYGNILDFRSQQETVNQAIGLFSGVDKGRAKEIWLVDSAPVVMDKFKEAVEKLSIFMQEHNLLNKPQEVYNLKGDAARIAFVKNFKEVQRLKTQLDQYTDLEEEQKEKIEAILPSQTLQAFRSSYIETAKQLREKQQKEGDQASLEIQQLDFEFVLFASAVIDYDYIMNLIADSTQKKPAKQKMTKTQVIGLLSANSNLMDEQENLTEYINSLDWNSGQDVDTLRKGYETFKDDKYNQELADIAHKYGLPATDLKTFVEKIMSRMIFDGEKLTDLLEPLELSWKERRKKELALMEDLTPQLKKLAQGREIAGLAAYE, from the coding sequence ATGAATAAAGAATACCAAATAGAAGATAATTTAATTGAACTGCTAAAAGGGCTTAAATATGTTTATCGACCTGATATTGTCGATAGGAAAACACTCGAACAAAACTTCAAAACTAAATTCGAAGCTCTTAATCGTGTTCGATTGACGGACAATGAATCTTTGAGGTTGCGTGAAGAGATAATAAATCCTGACGTTTTTGCTGCTTCTAAATTGTTGCGCGAAAGACAATACTTTCAGCGTGACGATGGAACGCCTTTGCATTATACTTTAGTTAATAACAGAGAATGGTGCAAGAATGACTTTGAAATCATCAATCAATTGCGAATCAATACTGAAAACAGCTATCAACGGTATGACGTTCTTTTGTTAATTAACGGAATACCTGTCGTGCAAATTGAATTAAAAAAAGGTGATATTTCACATCGGAAAGCGATGCAGCAAATTGTGGATTACAAAAATGAACCTGGCAATGGTTATGGCAATTCCTTACTTTGCTTTATGCAATTATTTATAGTAAGCAACGGAGGAAGAACTCTTTATTTTGCTAATAATAAAAATCAGCATTTTGCTTTTAACGCAGATGAACAATTCCTGCCGGTTTATGAATTAGCAGACATAGACAATAAAAAAATTAACCATTTACATGATTTTACCGAAAAGTTTTTGACCAAATGTACCTTAGCTGAAATGATTAGCAAGTACATGGTGCTTGTTGAGAGTGAACAAAAATTGCTTGTTATGAGACCATATCAAATTTATGCAGTAAAAGCAATTGTTAGCTGCATAAATGACAATAGAGGCAATGGCTATATATGGCATACTACGGGTAGTGGAAAAACATTGACTTCGTTTAAGGCATCAACATTGCTAAAAAACAATCCAGATATAGAAAAGTGTCTATTTGTTGTTGATAGAAAAGATCTTGACAGACAAACCAGAGAAGAATTTAACAAATTTCAGGAAGGAAGTGTAGAAGAAAATACGAATACCGAAACATTGGTAAAACGTTTGCTATCTACCGATTATGCCAATAAGGTAATTGTTACCACCATTCAAAAATTAGGATTGGCGTTGGATGGTACTCAAAAGAAAAATTATAAAGAGCGTTTAGAGCCTTTAAGAAATAAACGTATAATTTTCATCTTTGACGAATGCCACCGTTCGCAGTTTGGTGATAATCACAAAGCAATTAAAGAGTTTTTTCCTAATGCTCAGCTATTTGGTTTTACAGGTACGCCTATTTTTGGTGAAAATGCTACTTATAATATTAGGGAAGGAGAATATGGTTCATACAAAACCACCGAAAGTATTTTTGAAAAGCAACTGCATGCCTATACTATTACACATGCTATTGACGATAAAAATGTGTTGCGTTTTCACATTGATTATTTCAAAGGCAACCAGGATGCCAAACCTGGGGAAGCAATTGCTCAACAAGCCGTGGTGGAAGCTGTTTTGGAAAAGCATGACGTAGCTACTAATCAACGAAAGTTTAATGCGGTATTAGCGACAGCTTCTATCAACAACGCTATCGAATATTACCAACTTTTTAAAGAGGTTCAGAAAAAGAAACAAACTGAAAACCCAGCCTATCTCCCTTTTAATATTGCTTGCGTATTCTCACCTCCTGCCCAATTAATTGCCAAAGATGGTGATCAGCAGAGTCAGAAAAATGCGGCAGATATTAAACAGCTTCAAGAAGATCTGAATCAGGAAAAGGAAGATAACAAACAAAATCCTGAAGAAAAGAAAAAAGCATTAACAGAAATTATTGCCGACTACAATAAACAATTTAACACCAGTCATAGTATCAATGAATTTGACTTGTACTATCAGGATGTACAAACACGAATTAAAAACCAGAAATATAGTAATAAAGACTATCCACATAAAAATAAAATCGACATTACTATAGTGGTGGATATGCTGCTTACGGGTTTCGACAGCAAATACCTGAATACTTTGTACGTAGACAAAAATCTGAAATACCATGGACTAATACAAGCTTTTTCACGTACCAACCGTGTGCTGAACGATACCAAACCTTATGGCAATATTTTAGATTTTCGCTCACAACAGGAAACTGTTAACCAAGCAATTGGTCTTTTCTCAGGAGTGGACAAAGGACGTGCTAAAGAAATTTGGCTAGTAGATTCGGCACCTGTAGTGATGGATAAATTTAAAGAAGCTGTAGAAAAATTGTCCATTTTTATGCAGGAGCATAATTTGCTGAATAAGCCGCAGGAGGTGTATAATCTCAAAGGTGATGCAGCTCGAATTGCTTTTGTAAAAAATTTTAAAGAAGTACAAAGACTCAAAACTCAATTAGATCAATACACAGATCTGGAGGAAGAACAGAAAGAAAAAATTGAGGCCATTCTGCCAAGCCAAACTTTGCAAGCTTTCAGAAGCTCTTATATAGAAACAGCAAAACAATTACGGGAGAAACAGCAAAAAGAGGGCGATCAAGCATCACTCGAAATCCAGCAGTTAGATTTTGAATTTGTCTTGTTTGCTTCTGCAGTAATTGATTATGACTACATTATGAACCTCATTGCGGATAGTACGCAAAAAAAACCTGCTAAACAAAAAATGACCAAAACACAAGTAATCGGTTTATTGAGTGCCAATTCCAATCTAATGGATGAGCAGGAAAATTTAACTGAGTACATCAATAGTTTGGATTGGAACAGCGGTCAAGATGTTGACACTTTGCGCAAAGGTTATGAAACATTCAAAGACGATAAATACAACCAGGAATTAGCTGATATTGCTCACAAATATGGTTTACCAGCCACTGACCTAAAAACCTTTGTAGAAAAGATTATGAGCCGGATGATTTTTGATGGTGAAAAATTAACAGACTTACTAGAACCGTTAGAATTAAGCTGGAAAGAACGAAGAAAAAAAGAATTAGCATTAATGGAGGACTTAACACCACAATTAAAAAAATTAGCCCAAGGGCGTGAAATAGCAGGATTGGCAGCTTATGAATAA
- a CDS encoding restriction endonuclease subunit S: MNNKNKLIPELRFPEFSEVRKWEMKRISELGKIINGLTGKSGEDFGTGKPFVTYKQVFDNSVIDFQKCARVQIGENENQNSLQKGDILFTTSSETPSEVGFASVLIDSPKEETYLNSFCFSLRPFSLEETQPQFSRYLFHSSIFRKAIISLAQGSTRYNISKAGFLNIMVPVPKSKEQQKIASCLSSLDEVIVAHSRKLELLKDHKKGLMQSLFPQGGEKAPKFRFKEFEKDGEWIERKLEELAKRGSGHTPNKQVSNYYNGGIKWVSLADSNKLDSRYVYDTKIQISKEGIENSSAVLHPAGTVILSRDAGVGKSAILHSEMAVSQHFIVWVCDESKLSNWFLYYVFQILKPVFESIAVGSTIKTIGLPYFKELLIIIPSVNEQLKIASCLFSLDELITAQAEKIEQLKQHKKGLMQGLFPKMND; encoded by the coding sequence ATGAATAACAAGAATAAATTAATACCGGAATTGCGTTTTCCAGAGTTCTCAGAAGTTCGGAAATGGGAGATGAAGAGAATTTCTGAGCTTGGTAAAATTATTAATGGATTGACCGGAAAAAGTGGCGAAGACTTCGGAACGGGTAAACCGTTCGTGACCTATAAGCAAGTTTTTGACAATTCTGTTATCGATTTTCAGAAGTGCGCAAGAGTCCAAATTGGTGAAAATGAAAATCAAAACTCATTGCAGAAAGGTGACATTCTATTTACTACCTCTTCCGAAACACCTAGTGAAGTGGGGTTCGCATCTGTTTTGATTGATTCACCGAAAGAGGAAACTTACTTGAATAGTTTTTGTTTTTCATTAAGACCATTTTCTTTAGAAGAAACTCAACCTCAATTTTCTCGGTATCTCTTTCATAGTTCTATTTTCCGAAAAGCCATCATTTCTCTAGCTCAAGGGAGTACTAGATACAATATTTCGAAAGCTGGATTTTTGAATATAATGGTCCCAGTCCCAAAATCCAAAGAACAACAAAAAATTGCTTCCTGCCTTTCATCTTTAGATGAGGTAATTGTAGCCCACAGCCGAAAGTTAGAATTACTCAAAGACCACAAAAAGGGCTTGATGCAAAGCCTTTTTCCGCAAGGGGGTGAGAAAGCACCTAAGTTTAGGTTTAAGGAGTTTGAGAAAGATGGGGAATGGATTGAGAGAAAATTGGAAGAATTAGCAAAAAGAGGATCTGGACATACACCAAATAAACAAGTCTCTAACTATTACAATGGGGGAATAAAATGGGTTTCACTCGCTGATTCAAACAAACTTGATAGTAGGTATGTATACGACACTAAAATTCAAATATCAAAAGAAGGAATTGAAAACTCTTCTGCCGTACTTCACCCCGCAGGTACTGTAATTCTTAGCCGTGACGCTGGAGTAGGCAAAAGTGCTATTCTGCATTCCGAAATGGCAGTAAGCCAGCATTTTATTGTATGGGTTTGTGATGAATCCAAACTATCAAATTGGTTCCTATATTACGTTTTTCAAATTTTAAAACCTGTGTTTGAAAGCATTGCTGTTGGAAGTACAATTAAGACTATTGGCCTACCATATTTCAAAGAATTATTAATTATAATTCCCTCAGTCAATGAGCAACTAAAAATCGCTTCCTGTCTTTTTTCTTTAGATGAACTTATCACAGCACAAGCAGAGAAAATAGAACAATTAAAACAGCATAAAAAAGGATTAATGCAAGGGTTGTTTCCAAAAATGAATGATTAG
- a CDS encoding AAA family ATPase: MSTITNFATLGEIAQHFRKDLVGDHRPMKDLVLFFAHNGTGKTRLSMEFKQAGKVFDSEGNVTSRDTLYFNAFTEDLFSWNNDLENDTNRILTLNSDSAFFNGLHELDLDVKIESFFSNYVDLKFDIDYDKSTVAFSRSIIVDGNEQTIENIKISRGEETLFIWCFFLAICQLAIDKDPAYSWVKYIYIDDPVSSLDENNAISVACDLCNLLTVEGNDIKTVISTHHSLFFNVLYNEFGRKVKNKRYFLHCKSANRYALQDTNDTPFFHHIAMLSELKKVVKSNKIYTYHFNSLRSILEKTATFFGYEKIDKCIDGLEDEVLFERALQLFSHGKYSVFDPVEMGDDNKELFKRILDGFLNKYEFYFPEIFNEEVRTETELR, from the coding sequence ATGAGTACAATAACTAATTTTGCCACCCTGGGAGAGATAGCCCAACACTTTCGAAAAGATTTAGTTGGCGATCATCGTCCAATGAAAGATTTGGTGCTATTCTTTGCTCACAACGGCACAGGTAAAACCAGGCTTTCCATGGAGTTTAAACAGGCAGGAAAAGTGTTTGATAGTGAAGGAAATGTAACTAGTAGGGATACTTTATATTTTAATGCTTTTACAGAAGATTTATTCTCTTGGAACAATGACCTAGAAAATGATACCAATAGAATACTTACACTAAATTCGGATTCTGCATTTTTTAATGGGTTACATGAATTAGATTTAGATGTCAAAATCGAATCTTTCTTTAGTAACTATGTCGATTTAAAATTTGACATTGATTATGATAAGTCAACCGTGGCTTTTTCAAGAAGTATAATTGTCGATGGCAATGAACAAACAATAGAAAATATTAAAATTTCTAGAGGTGAAGAAACTTTATTTATTTGGTGTTTTTTTCTTGCTATTTGCCAATTAGCTATTGACAAAGACCCGGCGTACAGTTGGGTAAAGTATATTTATATTGATGATCCAGTATCCTCGCTTGACGAAAACAATGCCATTTCTGTAGCATGTGATTTATGTAATTTGCTTACCGTTGAAGGGAACGATATCAAAACAGTAATCTCAACACATCACAGTCTATTTTTTAACGTACTCTACAATGAGTTCGGCAGAAAGGTTAAAAATAAGCGTTACTTTTTGCACTGTAAAAGTGCTAATAGATATGCTTTACAAGATACAAATGACACGCCTTTTTTTCATCATATAGCAATGTTAAGCGAACTTAAGAAAGTTGTTAAATCTAATAAAATCTATACATATCATTTTAATTCCCTGAGGAGTATTTTAGAAAAGACAGCAACTTTTTTTGGTTATGAAAAGATTGATAAATGTATCGATGGTTTAGAAGACGAAGTACTTTTTGAGCGAGCATTACAGCTATTTAGTCATGGAAAATATTCAGTATTTGACCCGGTAGAAATGGGTGATGATAACAAAGAACTTTTTAAACGAATCTTAGATGGATTTCTTAATAAGTATGAATTTTATTTTCCAGAAATATTTAATGAAGAAGTTCGAACAGAAACAGAATTAAGATGA
- a CDS encoding type I restriction-modification system subunit M, translated as MTQKEQQQLGKTLWNIANELRGAMNADDFRDYMLSFLFLRYLSFNYEEAAKKELGSDYPNLAKDDSRTPLSVWYDANQTDIKEFEKQMRRKVHYVIQPQHLWSNITELARIQDDKLLKTLEEGFRYIENESFDSAFQGLFSEINLNSEKLGKTNTERNNKLCTIIKKIADGIADFTTDSDTLGDAYEYLIGQFAAGSGKKAGEFYTPQQISTILSKIVTLDSQDPTTGPKKKFDKILDFACGSGSLLLNVRHRIKDNNGAIGKIYGQEKNITTYNLARMNMLLHGMKDTEFEIFHGDTLLNHWELLNEMNPSKKIEFDAIVANPPFSLRWEPNEILAEDFRFNGYGLAPKSAADFAFLLHGLHFLGKEGTMAIILPHGVLFRGGTEALIREKLLRDNHIDTIIGLPSNLFYSTGIPVCILVLKKCKKYDDVLFINAVEHYKPGKRQNTLREGEDGEPNDIQKIVDTYQFRPAYIEKYARRVSIEEIEKNGYNLNIARYVSIARDEVQIDLKEVNKNLTSINDSIKTYTDRHNNFLRELGLDPI; from the coding sequence ATGACACAAAAAGAACAACAACAATTAGGAAAAACCCTTTGGAATATAGCTAACGAGTTACGTGGAGCGATGAATGCGGACGACTTTCGCGACTATATGCTTTCTTTTCTTTTCTTGCGATATCTATCTTTTAATTATGAAGAAGCAGCAAAAAAAGAACTTGGATCAGATTATCCAAACTTAGCAAAAGATGATAGCAGAACGCCACTATCTGTATGGTATGACGCCAATCAAACCGATATCAAAGAGTTTGAAAAGCAAATGCGAAGAAAAGTACATTATGTAATTCAGCCGCAACATTTATGGAGCAATATTACAGAACTAGCACGTATACAAGATGATAAATTATTAAAAACTTTAGAAGAGGGATTCCGTTATATAGAAAACGAATCCTTTGATAGTGCATTCCAGGGGTTATTCTCTGAGATTAATTTAAATTCCGAGAAATTAGGTAAAACCAATACCGAAAGAAATAATAAGTTATGCACAATCATTAAGAAAATTGCAGATGGTATTGCTGATTTTACTACCGACTCAGATACCTTGGGTGATGCTTATGAATATCTGATTGGTCAATTTGCTGCCGGTTCCGGCAAAAAAGCAGGTGAGTTCTATACGCCTCAACAAATTTCAACCATATTGTCTAAAATTGTTACGTTGGACAGTCAAGACCCCACAACAGGACCGAAAAAAAAATTCGATAAAATCCTTGATTTTGCTTGTGGATCAGGTTCTTTACTATTAAATGTCAGGCATCGAATCAAAGACAATAATGGCGCTATAGGAAAAATTTATGGACAAGAAAAAAACATTACTACCTATAACCTTGCACGGATGAATATGCTGTTGCACGGAATGAAAGACACCGAGTTTGAGATATTTCACGGGGATACTTTGCTTAACCATTGGGAGCTGCTCAACGAAATGAATCCATCCAAAAAGATAGAGTTTGATGCTATTGTTGCTAATCCTCCTTTTAGTTTACGGTGGGAACCAAACGAAATTTTGGCAGAAGATTTTAGGTTCAATGGTTATGGTTTAGCACCTAAATCAGCTGCCGACTTTGCTTTTTTATTGCATGGTCTTCACTTCTTAGGAAAAGAAGGAACCATGGCTATTATTTTACCGCATGGTGTTTTATTTAGGGGTGGCACAGAGGCTCTTATTCGAGAGAAGTTGTTAAGAGATAATCATATTGACACCATAATTGGCTTACCATCTAATTTATTCTACTCTACAGGCATACCTGTCTGTATTTTAGTCTTGAAAAAATGTAAAAAGTATGATGATGTATTATTCATTAATGCTGTAGAACATTACAAACCAGGAAAAAGACAAAATACACTCCGAGAAGGAGAAGATGGAGAACCTAACGACATTCAAAAGATTGTAGATACCTATCAATTCAGACCAGCATATATTGAAAAGTATGCGCGTAGGGTTTCAATTGAAGAAATCGAAAAAAATGGTTATAACCTGAATATCGCTCGCTATGTTAGTATTGCACGAGATGAAGTACAAATTGACTTGAAAGAAGTAAATAAAAATTTAACCTCGATAAATGACAGCATTAAAACTTATACTGATAGACACAATAATTTTTTAAGAGAATTAGGTTTAGATCCCATTTAA